Proteins from a genomic interval of Lathamus discolor isolate bLatDis1 chromosome 11, bLatDis1.hap1, whole genome shotgun sequence:
- the LIME1 gene encoding lck-interacting transmembrane adapter 1 isoform X1 translates to MAAAGGEGQGGTPLLPAGAALALLGGLVYLGALCAACRRKGRKKQLPPDGVKLVDESLLRQTQLRSLSKSDTKLHELYRVKAGDDAQRPASLDFTSPTPADPQHGAGVLLHRELPQIPVPEPPAPDQTYSNLLFPPRRRPAPDTVYECVATGGEEAPVSPPRAVHGAADYACVRKVRKGMPVEAQDAAAAMGPPQALQCWDGSGGAPQAKLEEMYSTVCKATKKKTQVPASPLREEGAQARSWSLAAHGPLDPCYESINDRAWTSQGRGPDPDYEAVDVNWKRMVKRDKAPENLYESVGDIWAGGSQRAAARMAANGLEVYITNL, encoded by the exons atggctgcagctgggggcgaggggcagggggggacCCCGCTGCTGCCAGCGGgcgctgccctggccctgctcgGTGGCCTGGTCTACCTGGGCGCCCTGTGCGCTGCCTGCAGACG CAAGGGCAGGAAGAAGCAGCTCCCTCCGGATGGGGTGAAGCTGGTGGATGAG TCCCTGCTCAGACAGACGCAGCTGCGGTCGCTCAGCAAGTCAGACACGAAGCTGCACGAGCTCTACCGGGTGAAGGCCGGGGATGATG CCCAGCGCCCGGCCAGCCTGGACTTCACCAGCCCCACGCCTGCTGACCCCCAGCACGGCGCCGGAGTCCTCCTGCACCGGGAGCTGCCGCAGATCCCGGTCCCCGAGCCCCCGGCCCCGGACCAGACCTACTCCAACCTCCTCTTCCCCCCGCGCCGGCGCCCGGCGCCCGACACCGTCTACGAGTGCGTGGCCACGGGGGGAGAGGAGGCCCCGGTGTCCCCCCCTCGGGCTGTGCATGGGGCGGCCGATTACGCCTGCGTGCGCAAGGTGAGGAAGGGGATGCCCGTGGAGGCGCAGGATGCGGCTGCAGCCATGgggcccccccaggccctgcagtgctgggatggcTCAGGAGGTGCCCCCCAGGCGAAG CTGGAAGAGATGTACTCCACCGTCTGCAAAGCCACCAAGAAGAAAACCCAGGTCCCTGCATCGCCCCTGAGGGAGGAGGGCGCCCAGGCCCGGTCCTGGTCCCTGGCAGCCCATGGCCCCCTGGACCCCTGCTATGAGTCCATCAATGACAGAGCCTGGACCAGTCAGGGCCGTGGCCCCGACCCGGACTATGAGGCCGTGGATGTCAACTGGAAGAGGATGGTGAAGCGGGACAAGGCCCCCGAGAACCTGTATGAGAGCGTTGGGGACATCTGGGCTGGGGGGTCCCAAAGAGCTGCGGCCAGGATGGCGGCCAACGGCCTGGAGGTGTACATCACCAACCTATAG
- the LIME1 gene encoding lck-interacting transmembrane adapter 1 isoform X2 — protein MAAAGGEGQGGTPLLPAGAALALLGGLVYLGALCAACRRKGRKKQLPPDGVKLVDESLLRQTQLRSLSKSDTKLHELYRVKAGDDAQRPASLDFTSPTPADPQHGAGVLLHRELPQIPVPEPPAPDQTYSNLLFPPRRRPAPDTVYECVATGGEEAPVSPPRAVHGAADYACVRKLEEMYSTVCKATKKKTQVPASPLREEGAQARSWSLAAHGPLDPCYESINDRAWTSQGRGPDPDYEAVDVNWKRMVKRDKAPENLYESVGDIWAGGSQRAAARMAANGLEVYITNL, from the exons atggctgcagctgggggcgaggggcagggggggacCCCGCTGCTGCCAGCGGgcgctgccctggccctgctcgGTGGCCTGGTCTACCTGGGCGCCCTGTGCGCTGCCTGCAGACG CAAGGGCAGGAAGAAGCAGCTCCCTCCGGATGGGGTGAAGCTGGTGGATGAG TCCCTGCTCAGACAGACGCAGCTGCGGTCGCTCAGCAAGTCAGACACGAAGCTGCACGAGCTCTACCGGGTGAAGGCCGGGGATGATG CCCAGCGCCCGGCCAGCCTGGACTTCACCAGCCCCACGCCTGCTGACCCCCAGCACGGCGCCGGAGTCCTCCTGCACCGGGAGCTGCCGCAGATCCCGGTCCCCGAGCCCCCGGCCCCGGACCAGACCTACTCCAACCTCCTCTTCCCCCCGCGCCGGCGCCCGGCGCCCGACACCGTCTACGAGTGCGTGGCCACGGGGGGAGAGGAGGCCCCGGTGTCCCCCCCTCGGGCTGTGCATGGGGCGGCCGATTACGCCTGCGTGCGCAAG CTGGAAGAGATGTACTCCACCGTCTGCAAAGCCACCAAGAAGAAAACCCAGGTCCCTGCATCGCCCCTGAGGGAGGAGGGCGCCCAGGCCCGGTCCTGGTCCCTGGCAGCCCATGGCCCCCTGGACCCCTGCTATGAGTCCATCAATGACAGAGCCTGGACCAGTCAGGGCCGTGGCCCCGACCCGGACTATGAGGCCGTGGATGTCAACTGGAAGAGGATGGTGAAGCGGGACAAGGCCCCCGAGAACCTGTATGAGAGCGTTGGGGACATCTGGGCTGGGGGGTCCCAAAGAGCTGCGGCCAGGATGGCGGCCAACGGCCTGGAGGTGTACATCACCAACCTATAG